The following coding sequences lie in one Desulfolucanica intricata genomic window:
- a CDS encoding restriction endonuclease subunit S, with translation MDSALIIENKPDIVWLSETSINDRINSNHYRSYMTKNELEIKNSGLEVLRIKDIVVNISRGKGLKKDDRGEIPNYKVRNLTNFGINKDDVDLITHREFINNKSSHIKIGDVLLASTGVGSLGKVDLFFDDIKATVDGHITILTTKEEYDGGYLKAYLQSRYGQIFIEQNTIGSTGQTELYAKDIGEILIPIPSPEIQKYIGDKVRRAEELREEAKRLKDECEDTIVRELKKSCGLDNISYKEHAGKLSVDKIYDKQKSTFVSSKLIGNRIDPKFYHAEHVDVIKQISNIEHYSLKDTLKEYDTGVSQLKYSDRGIPVISTGNMNNNFIGDPEKYTISNIPNSKYLNEEDVLITTYGATSIGKVDIYDKTEVATFDYTLFRAKFGEEHPAYYMCLVLRTDLVQKQIKYSINSGGGTNFVNISSLLDIKIPKIKPQIMNVLNELMKKSLNNIRLSQQLILQAKQDVEDLIEGNFEMSELNKDSGTESRCKGA, from the coding sequence GTGGATAGTGCATTAATAATTGAGAACAAGCCGGATATTGTTTGGTTATCTGAAACTAGTATTAATGATAGAATCAATAGTAATCATTACAGATCATATATGACTAAAAACGAACTTGAAATTAAAAATAGTGGTTTAGAGGTTTTAAGGATTAAGGATATCGTCGTTAATATTAGCAGGGGAAAAGGACTTAAAAAGGATGACAGAGGGGAAATACCAAACTACAAAGTCAGAAATCTAACGAATTTCGGTATAAATAAAGATGATGTGGATTTAATTACACATCGAGAGTTTATTAATAATAAGTCAAGTCATATTAAAATAGGAGATGTCTTATTAGCATCTACAGGGGTAGGGTCATTAGGAAAAGTCGATTTGTTTTTTGACGATATTAAAGCAACTGTTGATGGTCATATTACTATATTAACAACTAAAGAAGAATACGATGGAGGATATTTAAAAGCATACTTACAAAGTAGATATGGACAAATATTCATAGAGCAAAATACAATTGGTAGTACAGGGCAAACAGAACTTTACGCAAAAGATATAGGAGAAATACTTATCCCTATTCCTTCTCCAGAAATCCAAAAATATATTGGGGACAAAGTTCGAAGGGCTGAAGAATTACGGGAAGAAGCGAAGCGATTAAAAGATGAATGCGAGGATACTATTGTAAGAGAATTAAAGAAATCTTGCGGTCTAGATAATATTTCCTATAAGGAACACGCGGGGAAACTAAGTGTAGATAAAATATATGATAAACAAAAATCAACATTTGTAAGTTCAAAATTAATAGGTAATAGAATAGATCCTAAATTCTATCATGCTGAGCATGTGGATGTCATAAAACAAATTTCCAATATAGAACATTATTCATTGAAAGATACACTAAAGGAGTATGATACAGGTGTTTCGCAATTAAAGTATTCAGATAGAGGTATACCGGTTATTTCCACTGGCAATATGAATAATAACTTTATCGGAGACCCAGAAAAATATACTATTTCTAATATTCCTAATAGTAAATACTTGAATGAAGAAGATGTTTTAATAACAACCTATGGGGCAACATCTATTGGGAAGGTTGATATATATGACAAAACGGAAGTCGCTACTTTTGATTACACTCTTTTCCGTGCAAAATTTGGAGAAGAACATCCAGCATATTATATGTGTTTAGTGTTAAGAACTGATTTAGTGCAAAAGCAGATTAAGTATTCTATTAATAGTGGCGGTGGAACTAATTTTGTTAATATTTCTTCATTGTTAGATATTAAAATACCTAAGATTAAACCCCAAATAATGAATGTTTTAAATGAGTTAATGAAGAAATCTTTAAATAACATTCGTCTATCACAGCAACTAATCTTGCAAGCCAAACAGGATGTAGAAGACCTCATAGAAGGCAACTTTGAGATGTCTGAACTGAATAAAGATTCCGGTACAGAGAGCAGGTGTAAAGGTGCTTGA
- a CDS encoding N-6 DNA methylase → MEQLKSKLNELGYKEIIDVNEMAFMAGDSGVYVYVKKVEEGTELSPELVIEFNYEAMELDPFPNFAWITNGVNNVYLNVEEEKSISEIPPSVNMDKSAIKKRELTERDKWSNRMYSELQKRFDAIHEQIYASGDNVNNSNDAIDEFCKLIFMEEFRLNNSDYILREGNLSGRKYSEIFHYSYLENAEDKKKVVEEIREAFKEIKNHEDYVAIDDEGDRIPIFPKDDYLKLQNPNIYETVMRALQDLGEIEVNGVKRPATLLDLTGDVLGRVFDVLLRGKYENKGGMGIYLTPRQVTEAAVEMVMHDLKKQGSSKIIGKDPKTGMPTLRILDPACGSAGFLIKALEEIKNYMLYELAGNKEHHKAQFKEMLNHCFVGADRSSGMVLKARINMALRGALKAPIFQTLNSLSNTNLKPESFDVIITNPPFKKGGISIKDKDGKYLIEELYSSDIDEDGNNRMSSDGLSLGSKPNNKGIWRPVNSVDPAVLFIDRCLQLLKPGGLMMMVVPDGILSNSGDQYIREYIMGKKNSVTGEFEGGKAVLKAVVSLPQETFKLSGAGAKTSLLYVKKKEHPGEKQGPVFMAVADEVGFEVKNNVEVPLGNDRNDLLKIVEAYKKDIPEDME, encoded by the coding sequence ATGGAACAATTAAAATCCAAACTAAATGAATTAGGGTATAAAGAAATCATAGATGTTAATGAAATGGCTTTTATGGCAGGAGATAGTGGCGTTTATGTTTATGTTAAGAAAGTGGAAGAGGGTACAGAATTAAGCCCTGAACTGGTAATAGAGTTCAATTATGAGGCCATGGAGTTAGATCCTTTCCCTAATTTTGCATGGATTACAAATGGTGTGAACAATGTTTATTTAAATGTAGAGGAAGAAAAAAGCATTTCAGAGATCCCTCCATCTGTAAATATGGACAAGAGTGCCATTAAAAAAAGAGAGTTAACTGAAAGAGATAAATGGTCCAATAGAATGTACAGTGAACTGCAAAAAAGGTTTGATGCTATTCACGAGCAAATTTATGCTTCTGGAGATAATGTCAATAACTCCAACGATGCCATTGATGAGTTTTGTAAATTGATATTCATGGAAGAGTTTCGTCTTAACAATTCCGACTATATTTTAAGGGAAGGAAACCTTTCCGGTAGAAAATATAGTGAAATATTTCATTACAGTTATTTAGAAAATGCAGAGGATAAGAAGAAAGTAGTTGAAGAAATAAGGGAAGCCTTTAAAGAAATTAAAAATCACGAGGATTATGTGGCAATCGATGATGAGGGAGATAGGATACCAATTTTCCCTAAGGATGATTATTTAAAACTGCAAAATCCTAATATTTACGAAACAGTAATGAGGGCACTACAAGATCTTGGGGAGATTGAAGTAAATGGAGTAAAACGGCCTGCCACTCTATTAGATTTAACTGGAGATGTATTAGGTAGAGTCTTTGATGTTTTGTTAAGAGGAAAGTATGAAAATAAGGGCGGCATGGGTATTTACCTAACCCCAAGACAAGTGACGGAAGCCGCTGTAGAAATGGTAATGCATGATTTAAAAAAACAGGGGTCTTCTAAAATAATAGGAAAGGACCCTAAGACAGGGATGCCAACATTAAGAATACTGGATCCAGCGTGTGGATCTGCAGGCTTCTTAATTAAAGCCTTGGAAGAAATTAAAAATTATATGCTTTATGAATTGGCGGGAAATAAAGAACATCATAAAGCACAGTTTAAAGAAATGTTGAACCATTGCTTTGTAGGAGCGGACAGAAGTTCTGGAATGGTATTGAAGGCGAGAATAAATATGGCTCTACGTGGGGCTTTAAAAGCACCTATCTTTCAAACTTTAAATTCCTTAAGCAATACTAATCTAAAACCAGAATCCTTTGATGTAATCATTACCAATCCCCCTTTCAAAAAAGGCGGAATATCTATTAAAGACAAAGATGGTAAGTATTTGATAGAAGAATTATATTCTAGCGATATAGATGAAGACGGTAATAATAGGATGTCCTCAGATGGGCTATCATTGGGTTCTAAACCAAACAATAAAGGCATATGGAGGCCAGTTAATTCTGTTGACCCAGCAGTTCTTTTCATAGATAGATGTCTTCAATTACTGAAACCAGGTGGCTTGATGATGATGGTAGTGCCAGACGGTATTTTGTCCAACTCTGGCGATCAATATATTCGAGAGTACATAATGGGTAAAAAGAACTCTGTTACCGGTGAATTTGAAGGCGGTAAGGCAGTGTTAAAAGCAGTAGTAAGTTTGCCACAAGAAACCTTTAAACTATCTGGAGCAGGAGCGAAAACATCGTTGCTATATGTGAAGAAGAAGGAACATCCAGGCGAAAAACAGGGTCCAGTATTTATGGCAGTAGCCGATGAAGTAGGATTTGAAGTGAAAAATAACGTAGAGGTTCCTTTGGGTAATGACAGAAATGATTTGTTAAAGATTGTTGAGGCTTATAAAAAGGATATTCCAGAGGATATGGAATAG